The Deltaproteobacteria bacterium nucleotide sequence ACCTTCGGGAAGGGCAGCCCGACGACGAACTCGGGGTTCTTGCCGGTGGCCTTGTCCTTCAGCCCGCACGTCGCCTCGTCGAGCTCGTACTTGCCCTCGTTGGCGGCGGTCAGGTCCCAGAACTTCTTGGCGTAGTTGTCGTGGAACTTCTTCGCGTCGACCGGTACGACCTTGAACCAGTAGTCGCCCTTCTGGAGGTGCTTGAGCACGGGCTCCGGTAAGAGATCCTTGCCGTCCTGCCAGTTGCCGGCTTCGAGCGTCCACGGTTGGTCGGTGGGCGGCGCGGGCCAGGCGAGCCGGGACGCGCCGGCCAGCAGCGTCGCGAGCAACCCGACGCCGAGACGTGGGGCGGTCTTCATCGATCCCTCCCTGCGGCGAGCGGCGATGCTTCACCCATCCGCCGCTCGATTGTCAAGAGTTTTCCGCCTCCGGCGCGGCGTCGCGCAGCTTCTCGAGCTCCCAGTGGAGCACCGCGCCGACGAGGATGACCTCCCGCTGGCCAGCGAGCCGCGCGTAGAGCCCCGTCCAGGCGGGGTTGCGCTCGCCGATCTCCAGGCTGAGCAGCTCCTTGCCCTTCGCCGCCATGACCCGCAGCCGCGGCGTATCCGGCTCCAGCCCGTAGTCGCTCGGCTCGGCGGGATCCGGGTCGACGACCATGATCGGCGACAGCGTACCGAGCGTGTCGAGGAGGTCGCCGACCGCGTCGCCGCGCCATGGACGCCCTTGCGCATCCACCCATTTCCCATCACGCCGGATGGCGACCAGCCGTCTCCCGTGCTCCTCGAGGTCGATGCGGGCCACGTCCGTCGGCGGCACCGCGAGCAGGGCGGGGACCTTGGCCCGCGCCGGCCCGCTGCGCGGGCGGATCTCGCCGAGCCAGAGGTAGGCGAGGAGAGCCGCCAGAATGCCGACGAGCAATGCGGTGCCGCGGACCGTCATGCCAGCCGCCGCCGGCGCGCCATCCACAGGGCGGCGGTCGCGAGGAGCGCGCTCGGGGTGACGACGCCGCCCCACAGGATGGCGCGAGCCTCGCCGACGGTCAGCATGAGCGGCGAGAACGTGCCGCCCGGTGGTGCGGGCGGGCGGGCGCCCGTGAGCGCGTCGCCGCGCGCCACGAGGCCCGCGACGGCGAGCAGGAGGTCGCGGTTCCCGAGGACGTTCGCGTGCAGGTTGGACACGAAGTCGGCGTCGCCCAGCGCGGCGAGCCGGCCCTCACGGCCGTCCGACCCGTCGATGCGGGCGAGCGCCGCCACCGGCAGCGGGCCGCGGCGGTCGTGGTCGGGACGGAAGACCGCGTGGCCGTCGTGGAGCGCCCGCCGATCCACGTCGGCCCAGGCCGTTTCGCCCGTCATCGCGAGATAGTCGGTGCGGACGCCGGCCGGCGCCGGGTCGGCGAGCCGGAGGGTCTGCGCCACCGGGAGGAGCGCCTGGGCGTCGAGCGGCGTCGGGATGAGTGCCTGGTTCAGGTACGCGACCCGGGCCGAGAGGCCGTCGGTGCCGAAGAGACGCGCCTGCTCGTCGACCACGACGTCGAGCGCCAGCTCGATCCCGAAGCGCTCGAGCAGCCCGGCCACCGATGCCGGCGTGCCGGGATCGCAGAGGACGAGCGCGCGGCCCCCCCTCCCGAGATACGCCGCCAGCGTGTCGGTCTCGGCGCGCGGCAGCTCGCGCGTCGCGCCGGCGACGACCAGGAGGCCGGCGTCGGCCGGGATCTCCGCCGCGCCCTCGAGCGCGCGCACCTGGAAGCCCTCGGCGGCGAGCGCGCGCGCCGCCTCGGACGCGCCGCGCCGCTCGTCGCCGTCGCGCGGGTCGCGCTCGCCGTGACCCACGACGAAGTAGGTGACGACGGGCGGCGTGCCGGCGACGTCGAGCAGCGTGGCGGTCAAGGTCTCCTCGGTCACGAGGTCGAGCCGCTCGCGCCGCTCGCCCGCTTCCACCACCGCCGTGTTGTAGGAGCTGACGCCGAGGCGCTGGGACAGGCCGGGGCTCCGGTCGAGGTCGAGGAGGCGGACGGCAATGTGCGGCTGCGCCTCCTGATAGAGCGCCAGCAGGTCCGCCATCTCCCGGCGGATGACGCCCTCCTGGCTCGAGTAGAAGGCGGTGATGCGCACGTCGTCGTGCAGGCGCGCGAGCACTTCGCGGGTGTGGGCGGACAGGGTGAAGCGCCGCTCGGGGGTCAGGTCGAGCCGGTGGGGATGCAACGCCGCCAGCGCGACCACGCAGGCGAGGATCGCGACGACGGTCGCGATCTGCACGCCGAGCAACAAACGCGGCCGGCTCACGCCACTCCCCGCCAGGTGCGCGTGCCGAGCGCCCGCGCGGCAAGAAACAGGAAGAGCGTCGTCAACGCGACGAGGTAGACGACGTCCCGGCTGTCGATGACGCCCTGCGCGAAGCCGTAAAAGCGATCGAAGAGCGAGAGCTGGAGGAGGAGCGGCGCCACCGTCTCGCCGACGGCCGCCTCGTTCCACGACACGAACCAGCTGAAGACGAGCACGCCGTAGGTGAGCATCGCGGCCACCACCTGGTTCTCGGTGACGGCGGACGCCGCCGTGCCGCAGGCGAGAAAGGCCGTGCCGAGCAGCACGAGGCCCACGTAGCCGGCGAGCACGGGGCCCGGCGCGAAGGGGTGGAGCACGTAGAGGACGATGGGTCCCGAGACGGTGAGCGCGAGCAGGGCGAGGTAGACGAGGAGCGCGGCGAGGAACTTGCCCGCGAGCACCTCCCGGTCGCGTACCGGATAGGTCCAGAGGAGCTCGAGCGTGCCGAGCTTCCGCTCCTCGGCCAGGAGCCGCATGCTGAGCAGCGGCAGCACGAGCAGCGCCACCAGCCGGTAGTCGAGGAACACGAAGCGCCAGAGACCCGCCGGCAGGCTGGCGCCGCCGAAGAGCACGAAGAAGACGAGGTCGCTGTAGAAGAAGTAGCCGGTGAGGAGGACGAAGACGGCGGCCAGCCCGTAGGCGAGCGGGCCCCCGAACAGCGCCGCGAGCTCGCGGCGGCAGATGAGGAGCGTCTTTCTCACCTCTCTGGCCCCACGAGCGCCAGGAACGCCTCCTCGAGCGACGTCTCGAGCGGCGCGAGCGCCAGGAGGCCCCAGCCGCGCCCCGTGACGTCGGCCGCCAGGCGAGCGCGCACGTCCTCGCCCGGCTCGACCTCGACCCGGCAGCGCGCGTGACCGTTCGCGCGCGCCACCAGGTCGACGTGTCGCACACCCGGCACGGCGGCGAGCGCCGCCGCGAGCGCGTCCCCCGGCGCCGCCGCTTCCACCTCGATGCGCGAGGTCTGACGGAGCCGCGCCGCGAGCCCTGCAGGCCGGTCGGCGGCGAGCACGCGGCCGCGGTGCAGGATGACGACCCGGTCGCAGAGACCTTCCACCTCCGCGAGCGCATGGCTCGAGACCAGCACGGCATGCTCTTCGGCGAGGGCGCGGATCAATCGGCGCGTCTCGACCGAGCGCGCGGGGTCGAGGCCGCCGGTTGGCTCGTCGAGGAGGAGGATCGGCGGGTCGCCCACCAGGGCCTGCGCGAGGCCGACGCGCTGGTGGTAGCCCTTCGACAGCGTGCCGATCCGCTCGTCGCCGACGTCGCGGAGCGCCGCGCGCTCGATCGCCGCCGCGGCCGCGGCGCGTCGCGCGCGCCGGCCCCCGGCGTCCTTCATGCCGGCGACGAACTCGAGGAAGCCGGCCACCGTCATCTCCCGGTGCAGGGCCGGCCGCTCGGGCGCGTAGCCGAGCCGCCGGCGCGCGGCGAGGGGGCTCGCGACCACGTCGAGGTCGTCGACCAGCGCCTGGCCAGAGGTCGGCGGGAAAACGCCGGCGAGGAGCCGGATCACCGTCGTCTTGCCGGCGCCGTTCGGGCCGAGGAGGCCCACCACCTCGCCGCGCCCCACCGTGAAGGACACGCGGTCGGCGGCGGTGCGGGCGCCGAAGCGCTTGGTCAGCTGCTCGGCGACGATCACCCGACGGCCAGCCGCTCGGGGACCCGCTCGACCCCGCGCCGCCGCTCGGTCAGGAAGCGAGGGTTCAGGATCTTCACCCAGGCCGGCACGATGACGAGACCGCCGAAGGTGTTGAACAGCATGAGCAGCGCCAGCAGGAGGCCCATCTCGGCCTGGAACTTGAGGGCCGAGAACCACCAGAAGATGGTGCCCGCCACCATCGTGGTGGCGGTGAAGATGATCGCCTTGCCGGTCGTCGCGGTCGCGTAGTCCACCGCCTGCTCGATGTTCCG carries:
- a CDS encoding DUF4340 domain-containing protein, whose translation is MTVRGTALLVGILAALLAYLWLGEIRPRSGPARAKVPALLAVPPTDVARIDLEEHGRRLVAIRRDGKWVDAQGRPWRGDAVGDLLDTLGTLSPIMVVDPDPAEPSDYGLEPDTPRLRVMAAKGKELLSLEIGERNPAWTGLYARLAGQREVILVGAVLHWELEKLRDAAPEAENS
- a CDS encoding ABC transporter permease; the protein is MRKTLLICRRELAALFGGPLAYGLAAVFVLLTGYFFYSDLVFFVLFGGASLPAGLWRFVFLDYRLVALLVLPLLSMRLLAEERKLGTLELLWTYPVRDREVLAGKFLAALLVYLALLALTVSGPIVLYVLHPFAPGPVLAGYVGLVLLGTAFLACGTAASAVTENQVVAAMLTYGVLVFSWFVSWNEAAVGETVAPLLLQLSLFDRFYGFAQGVIDSRDVVYLVALTTLFLFLAARALGTRTWRGVA
- a CDS encoding ABC transporter ATP-binding protein — encoded protein: MVLGPQVPGRDGPPAGAAHAVQHLRRSRHRAGLGEDPEPSLPDRAAARGRAGPRAAGRRVIVAEQLTKRFGARTAADRVSFTVGRGEVVGLLGPNGAGKTTVIRLLAGVFPPTSGQALVDDLDVVASPLAARRRLGYAPERPALHREMTVAGFLEFVAGMKDAGGRRARRAAAAAAIERAALRDVGDERIGTLSKGYHQRVGLAQALVGDPPILLLDEPTGGLDPARSVETRRLIRALAEEHAVLVSSHALAEVEGLCDRVVILHRGRVLAADRPAGLAARLRQTSRIEVEAAAPGDALAAALAAVPGVRHVDLVARANGHARCRVEVEPGEDVRARLAADVTGRGWGLLALAPLETSLEEAFLALVGPER